A single region of the Latilactobacillus curvatus JCM 1096 = DSM 20019 genome encodes:
- the jag gene encoding RNA-binding cell elongation regulator Jag/EloR — MPTYEGSDIQAAVNEGLQAMHLTREEVSVDVLEAGKKGFLGFGRRLAVVRLTPNEQPSQVKQSAPAPVQELVEPTPTDNLTSTPQKRKSGVETEAELSAYLEAITAQIGTPVSIHVTHDHRSTTYHLKTDKEGLLIGKHGKTINALQYLAQTYFDHHMKGKQTIILEVGDYRQRRAAIVSHLADKAAREVVATGKPVFLEPMPAFERKIVHGHLATNHHVQTHSEGQGNRRSIVVELARTF; from the coding sequence ATGCCAACATATGAAGGTAGCGATATTCAAGCAGCGGTAAATGAAGGGTTGCAAGCTATGCATCTAACGCGTGAGGAAGTGTCCGTTGATGTATTGGAAGCCGGCAAAAAAGGGTTTCTCGGTTTTGGTCGCCGCTTAGCAGTTGTCCGGCTAACGCCAAATGAACAACCAAGCCAAGTTAAACAAAGCGCCCCAGCCCCAGTTCAAGAGCTAGTTGAACCAACGCCAACAGACAATTTAACTAGTACGCCGCAAAAGCGGAAAAGTGGTGTGGAAACGGAAGCTGAGTTAAGCGCCTATTTGGAAGCCATCACGGCTCAAATTGGCACACCGGTCAGCATTCATGTAACTCACGACCATCGGAGTACGACTTATCATTTGAAGACCGATAAAGAAGGCTTGTTGATTGGTAAGCATGGTAAGACAATTAATGCGCTCCAATATTTAGCGCAGACTTACTTTGATCATCATATGAAGGGCAAGCAAACCATTATCCTAGAAGTTGGTGATTATCGGCAGCGAAGAGCAGCGATTGTCAGCCACCTTGCCGATAAAGCAGCTCGTGAAGTCGTTGCGACCGGCAAACCAGTCTTTTTAGAACCAATGCCGGCTTTTGAACGCAAAATTGTGCATGGGCATTTAGCAACTAATCACCATGTTCAAACTCATTCAGAAGGCCAAGGCAATCGCCGGTCAATTGTGGTGGAATTAGCGCGCACATTTTAG
- the mnmE gene encoding tRNA uridine-5-carboxymethylaminomethyl(34) synthesis GTPase MnmE produces the protein MPTTVTEFDTITAISTPPGEGAISIVRLSGDESLAIIKRVYRGKDLDQVASHTINYGHIIDPKTDAVVDEVMVSVMRAPKTFTREDVIEINCHGGIVATNRILQLLMSYGARMAEPGEFTKRAFLNGRIDLTQAESVMDLIRAKTDRAMQVAVDQLDGSLTHLIKNLRQEILEVLAQVEVNIDYPEYDTDEMTTRILLEKAELVKARIGELLQTAQQGKVLREGLATAIVGRPNVGKSSLLNHLLHEDKAIVTDVAGTTRDVLEEYVNVRGVPLKLVDTAGIHDTEDKVEKIGVERSRAAITKADLILLVLNQSEPLTVEDRELITATTDKKRIIILNKTDLPNLLDLNELQTLVNADEVIQTSILTSEGVTDLEAQIAKLFFGGIENSQSTVMITNARQIGLLNQAQQSLDEVISGIAAGMPVDLVQIDMTNCWDKLGEITGDSAPDELITELFSQFCLGK, from the coding sequence ATGCCAACGACAGTCACAGAATTTGATACGATTACGGCGATTTCAACACCACCTGGTGAGGGGGCAATTTCAATTGTGCGTCTTTCAGGGGATGAGAGTTTAGCCATTATTAAACGCGTTTATCGCGGCAAAGATCTTGATCAAGTGGCGAGCCATACCATTAATTATGGGCACATTATCGATCCTAAAACCGACGCAGTAGTCGATGAAGTCATGGTGTCTGTCATGCGCGCACCCAAAACGTTTACCCGCGAAGATGTGATTGAGATTAATTGTCATGGCGGAATTGTCGCAACGAACCGCATCTTACAATTATTAATGAGCTATGGTGCACGAATGGCCGAACCGGGTGAATTCACGAAACGAGCCTTTTTAAATGGGCGGATTGATTTAACCCAAGCTGAATCTGTGATGGATCTGATTCGGGCTAAGACTGATCGGGCGATGCAAGTTGCTGTTGATCAATTAGATGGGAGTTTAACGCACCTGATTAAGAATTTACGCCAAGAAATCTTAGAAGTATTGGCGCAAGTTGAAGTCAACATTGACTATCCCGAATATGACACCGATGAAATGACGACGCGGATTCTACTTGAAAAAGCCGAACTTGTGAAAGCGCGGATTGGTGAACTACTTCAAACGGCACAACAAGGAAAAGTCTTACGTGAAGGCCTAGCAACGGCCATTGTCGGACGGCCCAATGTTGGTAAATCAAGTTTGTTGAATCACCTATTACATGAAGATAAGGCGATTGTGACGGATGTTGCCGGGACGACGCGTGATGTTTTGGAAGAATATGTCAACGTCCGTGGGGTACCGCTGAAGCTTGTTGATACGGCAGGAATTCATGATACCGAAGATAAGGTAGAAAAGATTGGGGTCGAAAGAAGTCGCGCAGCAATTACCAAGGCTGACCTGATTTTATTAGTTTTAAATCAAAGTGAACCACTAACGGTTGAAGATCGCGAGTTAATCACGGCCACCACTGATAAGAAACGGATCATTATTTTAAATAAAACCGATTTACCGAACTTGTTAGACTTAAATGAACTCCAAACATTGGTGAATGCGGATGAAGTAATTCAAACTTCAATTTTAACAAGCGAAGGGGTGACCGATTTGGAAGCCCAAATCGCCAAACTCTTCTTCGGTGGGATTGAAAATAGTCAAAGTACGGTCATGATTACTAATGCCCGCCAAATTGGTCTATTAAACCAAGCACAACAATCATTAGATGAAGTCATCAGTGGAATTGCAGCTGGGATGCCAGTTGACCTTGTGCAAATTGATATGACCAACTGTTGGGATAAGCTCGGTGAGATTACCGGGGATTCAGCACCAGATGAATTGATTACGGAACTCTTTAGCCAATTCTGTTTAGGTAAATAG
- the mnmG gene encoding tRNA uridine-5-carboxymethylaminomethyl(34) synthesis enzyme MnmG codes for MREYDAAHYDVIVVGAGHAGSEAALAAARMGRETLLLTINLDMVAFMPCNPSLGGPAKGIVVREIDALGGQMGRNIDKTYIQMRMLNTGKGPAVRALRAQADKHAYHRTMKRTIETTEHLTLRQGIAESLIVEDGVCKGIVTNTGARYSADSVILTAGTASRGKIIIGELTYSSGPNNSIPSIKLSESLEDNGFVLTRFKTGTPPRVDGTTIDFSKTEEQPGDKEPNHFSFETPDSAYLKDQLSCWMTYTNDTTHQVIRDNLDRAPMFTGVIEGVGPRYCPSIEDKIVRFADKPRHQIFLEPEGRETEEYYVGDFSTSMPEEIQHKMIHSIEGLENAQMMRPGYAIEYDVVEPWQLKPTLETKVVENLYTAGQMNGTSGYEEAAGQGLMAGINAALKQTGRDPFILDRSEAYIGVLIDDLVTKGTKEPYRLLTSRAEYRLMLRHDNADLRLTEKGHALGLINDDRFDSYEVKKAAVEAELARLATIRLKPTPEIQAFLAAKGETPLKDGVLASDFLKRPEVKYADLIQFIPAVEGIDNRVVEQVEIQIKYAGYIDKEKAKIAKLKRMEAKKIPANIDYDAIEGLATEGRQKLQKIQPETLAQASRIGGVNPADIGILSVYIQQGKIAKVK; via the coding sequence ATGCGAGAATATGACGCAGCGCACTACGACGTGATTGTTGTTGGTGCCGGCCATGCAGGTTCTGAAGCGGCTTTAGCTGCTGCACGAATGGGCCGCGAAACATTACTATTAACGATTAACTTAGACATGGTGGCTTTTATGCCATGTAACCCATCATTGGGTGGTCCTGCTAAAGGGATTGTCGTCCGTGAAATTGACGCCTTGGGTGGTCAAATGGGCCGCAATATTGATAAAACATACATTCAAATGCGGATGTTGAATACAGGTAAAGGGCCAGCTGTCCGCGCGTTACGCGCCCAAGCTGACAAGCACGCTTATCACCGGACAATGAAACGGACTATCGAAACGACGGAGCACTTAACACTTCGTCAAGGGATTGCTGAATCATTGATCGTTGAAGACGGTGTCTGCAAAGGGATTGTCACTAACACTGGTGCCCGTTACAGCGCTGATAGTGTGATCTTAACGGCTGGGACAGCTTCTCGGGGTAAGATTATTATCGGCGAATTAACCTATTCATCTGGTCCGAATAATTCAATTCCTTCTATTAAACTTTCTGAAAGTTTGGAAGACAACGGATTTGTCCTCACGCGTTTTAAAACGGGGACCCCACCACGCGTGGACGGCACCACGATCGACTTTTCAAAGACGGAAGAACAACCGGGGGATAAGGAACCAAACCACTTTAGTTTCGAAACACCTGATAGTGCTTATTTGAAAGACCAACTTTCTTGTTGGATGACATACACGAATGATACGACGCATCAAGTGATTCGCGACAATCTCGACCGCGCCCCAATGTTTACCGGCGTAATTGAAGGGGTGGGTCCACGTTATTGCCCTTCAATTGAAGATAAAATCGTCCGCTTCGCGGATAAGCCTCGGCACCAAATTTTCTTGGAGCCAGAAGGCCGCGAAACAGAAGAATATTACGTCGGTGATTTCTCAACCTCAATGCCAGAAGAAATCCAACACAAAATGATTCATTCGATTGAAGGCTTAGAAAATGCCCAAATGATGCGTCCTGGTTATGCGATTGAATATGATGTCGTTGAACCATGGCAACTAAAACCAACCCTTGAAACCAAAGTGGTTGAAAATCTTTATACAGCCGGTCAAATGAACGGCACTTCAGGATATGAAGAAGCGGCTGGTCAAGGCTTGATGGCCGGCATCAACGCTGCTCTGAAGCAAACGGGCCGCGACCCATTCATCTTGGACCGCAGTGAAGCTTACATCGGGGTCTTAATCGATGACTTGGTCACAAAGGGGACGAAGGAACCTTATCGGCTATTAACCTCACGTGCGGAATACCGTTTGATGCTTCGTCACGATAATGCGGATTTACGCTTAACAGAAAAGGGTCATGCATTAGGCTTAATCAATGATGATCGCTTTGACAGCTATGAAGTGAAAAAAGCAGCCGTTGAAGCTGAATTAGCACGTTTAGCAACCATTCGCTTGAAACCAACCCCAGAAATCCAAGCCTTTTTAGCGGCTAAGGGTGAGACACCACTTAAAGATGGTGTTTTAGCCAGCGACTTCTTAAAACGGCCAGAAGTAAAGTATGCTGATTTAATCCAATTTATTCCAGCAGTCGAAGGCATTGATAACCGCGTTGTGGAACAAGTTGAAATTCAAATCAAATACGCGGGTTACATCGATAAGGAAAAAGCTAAAATTGCGAAGTTAAAACGAATGGAAGCTAAAAAGATTCCAGCCAATATCGATTACGATGCAATTGAAGGCCTTGCAACAGAAGGTCGTCAAAAATTACAAAAAATTCAACCCGAAACACTTGCGCAAGCCAGTCGGATTGGTGGGGTCAACCCAGCCGATATCGGGATTCTAAGTGTCTATATTCAACAAGGTAAGATTGCTAAGGTCAAATAG
- a CDS encoding M3 family oligoendopeptidase — translation MTYSEQWDLEPIFAGGIDSPALTQRLADLTAQMTPLLEAVQNWTFATDQPTFATLTQITEQLQAIEAGLKQTGSFVNMIQSTDERNPQVAPMMGRINALENDANQIDVALTKKLVAMSDADFKTVVSTPALQAIQFNLTEKRTNGAELLDEATEKLINQFALDGLTGWSDHYDSLVAEIQVPDGETTLSAGQAQNKFESDPDPKVRQRVFQNWYQTWDRYSPLLTDTLNHLAGFRLTDYQAHGTTDFLKKPLATSRMQPATLEAMWSIVSQNKAPLVDFLNRKAALMGKEQLAWYDTWAPVVVGDFQPQRYSYDEAADFIMQNFKAFSPKMASVAQTAFEKRWIEAEDRPGKQPGGYMTDLPETDDFRIFMTFDGTPNGVATLAHELGHGFHTMMINDLPSWRQDYAMNVAETASTFAELIVSDATVKAAQSPAAKINLLDQKITNAIDMFMNIHARFLFERHFYTARQNGLQTTADLKALMLAAQKEAYADALTDYDPLFWADKQHFFFDDVPFYNFPYTFGYLFSMGIYAKAQTMPDFEADYIALLRDTANMSTEALAQKHLGVDLTQPDFWQAAADSIAKDVQQFLALTADYLR, via the coding sequence ATGACCTATTCAGAACAATGGGATTTAGAACCGATTTTTGCCGGGGGGATTGATTCACCAGCGTTGACGCAACGATTGGCGGATTTGACTGCACAAATGACGCCCTTATTAGAAGCGGTCCAGAACTGGACGTTTGCGACAGATCAGCCAACATTTGCAACGCTAACGCAAATCACTGAACAGTTACAAGCGATTGAAGCGGGTCTCAAGCAAACGGGGAGTTTCGTGAATATGATTCAATCAACGGATGAACGCAATCCGCAAGTTGCACCGATGATGGGGCGGATTAATGCGCTTGAAAATGATGCGAATCAGATTGATGTCGCACTCACAAAAAAATTGGTCGCAATGTCAGACGCAGATTTTAAAACCGTTGTATCGACACCTGCCTTACAAGCGATTCAGTTTAATCTAACCGAAAAACGGACGAATGGTGCTGAACTTTTGGATGAAGCGACGGAAAAACTAATTAACCAGTTCGCGTTAGATGGTTTAACTGGATGGAGTGATCATTACGACTCATTGGTTGCTGAAATTCAAGTCCCCGATGGTGAGACGACTTTATCGGCGGGACAAGCGCAGAATAAATTTGAATCTGATCCAGATCCCAAGGTACGCCAACGCGTCTTTCAAAATTGGTACCAGACTTGGGATCGGTATTCACCATTATTAACGGATACGTTAAATCATTTGGCTGGCTTCCGCCTAACGGATTATCAAGCACATGGCACAACGGACTTTTTGAAAAAGCCATTGGCAACGAGTCGCATGCAACCCGCAACGTTAGAAGCGATGTGGTCGATCGTTAGTCAAAATAAAGCGCCGCTTGTCGATTTTCTAAATCGGAAGGCAGCGTTAATGGGCAAAGAACAGCTTGCTTGGTATGATACCTGGGCACCAGTGGTTGTAGGTGATTTTCAACCGCAGCGTTATTCTTATGATGAAGCAGCGGATTTTATCATGCAGAACTTTAAAGCGTTCAGTCCCAAGATGGCTTCGGTGGCACAAACCGCGTTTGAAAAGCGTTGGATTGAAGCTGAAGATCGGCCAGGCAAACAACCAGGTGGTTATATGACTGATTTACCTGAAACGGATGATTTTCGGATTTTTATGACATTTGATGGCACCCCCAATGGTGTTGCAACTTTGGCACATGAATTAGGGCATGGGTTCCATACAATGATGATTAATGATTTACCAAGTTGGCGACAAGACTATGCGATGAACGTCGCGGAAACAGCTTCCACTTTTGCTGAACTAATCGTCAGCGATGCGACTGTTAAAGCAGCGCAAAGCCCAGCAGCGAAGATTAATTTATTGGATCAGAAAATTACTAACGCAATTGATATGTTTATGAATATTCACGCACGGTTTTTATTCGAGCGACATTTTTATACAGCGCGCCAAAATGGCCTGCAAACAACAGCTGATTTAAAAGCACTCATGCTAGCCGCTCAAAAAGAAGCCTATGCGGATGCGTTGACTGATTATGATCCGCTATTCTGGGCGGACAAACAGCATTTCTTCTTCGATGACGTGCCGTTTTATAACTTCCCTTATACGTTTGGCTATCTTTTTTCGATGGGGATTTATGCCAAGGCACAGACAATGCCTGATTTTGAAGCGGACTATATCGCACTATTACGTGATACGGCCAATATGTCGACTGAAGCATTAGCGCAAAAACATCTTGGGGTTGATTTAACCCAACCGGATTTCTGGCAAGCTGCCGCGGATAGCATCGCTAAAGATGTACAACAATTCCTAGCTTTGACGGCGGACTATCTCAGATAA